In the Alistipes provencensis genome, GGAGGGCGAGCGGCTCGACAACCTGCTCGACATCATCGAAACGGCCCTCGGTGCGGAGTGCTCGATGCGCGGCGACACGCTGGTCATCACGCGCCGCAAATAACCTGAAAGACAATCACTGACCCTGCTTAAAACCAACGCCTGCCTATGAGATAGAAACCATCTTTTCATCCGAATGAAAAAGGGAAGCGGTGTGCGACCACCCCTCCCCTGAGTGAACTTTAAAAAACTTTGCGCTTCATTAAAATTCATTGCGAATATGAGAAAAAAATCGTTATTACGCAAATTCGTGCTCGTATTTGCGTCATACGCAATCACTTTATCCCTTCCCACGGGCGTCCGCGCCCAATCCGGAGGAGGCGATAAAGTCACCTTCGACCTGAAAAACGCCCCGCTGACCGAAATTTTCAGGCAGATAGAAACCCAGACCGACAAACGCATCGCCTACGACGATTCGATCCTGCCGGGCGTGCGCATCGACCTCGCCGTGCGGAACGAACCGGTGGCGGGCGTGCTCGACAAAGCCCTGCGCAACACCGACCTGACCTATCAGGTCAAGGGCAAGTACGTCGTGATCGCCAAAAAGGGCGGACAGCAGGCCGCAACCCTCTCCGTGTCGGGCCGGGTGGCCGATTCGGCGGGACCGCTGGTCGGTGCCACGGTCATCGTGAAAGGCTCCGGAGCGGGGACCGTGACCAACGAAAAGGGTGAATACACCCTCGGCAACCTCACGCAGGACGCCGTGCTGGTCTTCTCGTTCGTGGGCATGCAGACCCGAGAGGTGACGGTCGGCAGCCGCACGCGCATCAACGTGACCATGGAGACCGACGCCAACCAGATCGAGGAGGTCGTCGTCAGTTACAGTTCCCAGAAGAAAACGTCGCTGACGGCGTCGGTGGGGATGATCAAGAACGACAAGATCTATTCGAAACCCGTCGCCGACGTCAGTTCGGCGCTGGTCGGGCAGATGGCCGGACTCATCACGGCCCAAAGCTCCGGCGAAGTCGGCGTGGACAAGACCGAAATCTACATCCGCGGTATCTCGACCTTCGGCAACAGCAGTCCGCTGATTATCGTGGACGGCGTGCAGCGCGGTGACCTGAGCATGCTCGACGCCAACGTCATCGAGTCGGTCTCGGTGCTGAAGGACGCCGCAGCGGTGGCTCCCTATGGCATGGCTGGCGCCAACGGCGTCATCCTCGTCACGACCAAGAGCGGTTCGAAATCGCGTCCGACGCTCACCTACAACGGGTACACCGGATTCCAGAACCCGACGGTGACGCCGAAACTGCTGAACTCCTACGACTATGCGCGGATGATGAACGAGGCGGTGCGGAATGCCGACCCCAAGGCCACGCTGCCCTATCCGAATCCCGAAGGGTATCTGAAAACCATCCGCCGCACGGCGGACGCCGACTACGACCGCTATCCCGACAGCAATGCTTGGGATGAAATTTACAACGACAACACGGTCATCACCAGCCACAATGTCGGGCTCTCGGGCGGTACGGACGTCGTGAAATACTACATGGGACTGGGCTACCTCTATCAGGAGGGCATGTGGTCCACGTCGCACATGAACAAGTACAACATGCTGCTCAACCTCGAGGCCAAGGCCACCCGTACGACGACCATCAAGCTCTCGTTCAACGGCAACCTGCGCCGGATCAAGGCCCCCGAGGCGACCGAGTCGCATGTGATGTCCTATGTGCTGCAATACAAGCCCGTCGACGCTTTCTGGTACACGAACGGACTGATGGGCGCCTCGAACGGCAAGAATCCCTATGGTATGACGCGTACCGGCAAACGCCAGTACGAGGACACCAACATCTTCACCCAGCTCACCGTGGAGCAGGAACTGCCGTTCCTGCCGGGGCTCAAGGCGAAGGGCGTATTCAGTTTCGACCCCACGAGCGTCTTCCAGAAGACGTGGCACGAGCCCGAAATGACCTATTACACCATCAACACCAACGTTCTGCCCTACGTCTACAATCCGGTGGTGTCGTCCGAGAAGCCCAGTCTGGCCGAGAGTCAGTCCAACTCGAAGGCCTACACCTTTCAGGGCATGCTGACCTATGCGAACACCTTCGGCGGAAAACACTCCGTGTCGGCGCTGGCCGTCGTCGAGGCCCGGCAGGTGGACTACCGCAACCTGAGCGCCTCGCGCACGAATTTCGACCTGAATATCCCCGAGCTGAGCATGGGTAACTCCAACTCCTCGAACTGGAGCAACGGCGGCGGATCGTCGAAGGCCACGCAGGTGGGTTACGTCTACCGCGTCTCCTATGAGTACGACCACAAATACCTGCTCGAGACTGCCGGACGCTACGACGGGAACTACTATTTCGCCAAGGGCAAGAAATTCGGTTTCTTCCCCTCGGTGTCGGCGGGATGGCGCGTGAGCGAGGAGCCTTTCATCAAAAATAACCTTCCGTGGCTGAACAACCTGAAGCTCCGCGCCTCGTGGGGCGAGTCGGGCAATCTGGCGGGTTCGGCGTTCCAGTACTCCTCGGCCATGAACGTCTACGGCGGAGCCTATGTCTTCGACGGGTACCTCTATCAGGGCGTGGCGGAGAGTCTCGAGCCCAATGTGAACATCACATGGGAGAAGGCCCGGAAGACCAATGTCGGTATCGACATCGGGCTGTGGAACAACCGCCTGACTCTCGAGGCCGACTATTTCTACGAGCGGCGCAATAATATGCTGGTCAGCCCGCAAACGGTTGTGCCGATCGAGTACGGCATCGGAATCGCGCAGGAGAACGCCGGCGTGATGGAGAACAGCGGCGTGGAATTCACCCTCGGCGGCAACTACTCCTTCGCCTCGGGACTGCGGCTGGAGGGTAGTTTCAACTTCACCTACGCCCGTAACAAGATTCTCCAGATTTTCGAGAATCCCCTCACGCGCGACAACCCGCTGCGCGCACGCACCGGGCGTCCGCTGAACACTCCCTTCGGGCTGAAGGCCGAGCGGCTTTATCAGGAGTCCGATTTCGACGAGTACGGCAACCTGTGGCTCGACCTGCCCCAGCCGACCTTCTCAGAGGTCGCCCCGGGTGACATCAAGTGGGCCGATCTGAACGGTGACGGGGTGATCGACGGTGCCGACGAAACGGCGCTGGGCTATCCCAGACTGCCGCAGATCATCTACGGATTTACGCTCAAGGCCCTCTTCCGGGGACTGGATTTCAGCGCCCTGTTCCAAGGCGCCGGGCAGAGCACGACCTTCATCGACGGCGGTCTGGCGTTCCCCTTCGCCGGCGGCGAGAACCCGCCCCGGGCAGCCAAGGACTACTGGACGCCCGAGAATACCGACGCCACCTATCCGCGGCTGTACGGCACGGGCGGCGGTAACAGCAACAACTTCCGCCGCGGCAACAACGATTGGTTTCGCCGCAGCGGCAACTACCTCCGCCTGAAGAACATCGAGCTGGGATACACTTTCTCGCGGGCGATGTTTCCGAAACTGCCCCTGCAGTCGATACGCCTCTATCTTTCGGGGCAGAACCTCTGGACGGTCAGCGACCTGAAGGATTTCTACGACCCCGAGATGGGGCAGGTGGGCGACGACGCCAACACCCGCGGATGGTACAGCCCCCAGCGCAAGATCGTCAGCGTGGGATTGAACATCACTTTCTAACGTAAAACCAAGACCATGATGAAAACGAATATATTCCTGAAAGGTTTGCTGGCGGCGATGCTGTTCCTGTCCGCATCGTGCGGCGAGGATTTCCTGACGGTGGTCCCGCAGGACCAGCTCGACTCCGAGGCGGTATTTTCCGACTCTTCGGGCGGCGACCTCTTCCTGAGCGATATTTACAACAACCTGCCCGATCAGGAGACCCTCAATGCCGACGGCTTCGGGTACGACTCCTTCGAAATGTTCGGCGACAACGCCGTGGCCCGCTACGACTGGTGCGTGAGCTGGAACATCGGCATCGCACGCGACTACGGACCCAACAACACCGGGTTTCTCTATGCCCACGGCTATCCGAGCATCCCGTTCTACTACCCGCGCATGATGGCGAACATCCGCAAATGCAATGTTTTCATCAAGCAGGTGGAGGATCACAAGGCCAACTTCCCGGCGGACTGGATTCAGAAACGCGTGGCCGAGGCCCGTTTCCTGCGCGCCTACTTCTACCATCAGGCGTGGATGGCTTACGGCGGTCTGCCGATCATCACCGTGCCGCTGGACCGCAATACGCAGGGCGACGCCATTTTCTATCCGCGTGCGACCTCCGAGGAGACCTTCGAGTTCATTACCCGCGAGCTGGGCGAATGCGCCGCGGACCTGCCCAACGAGGTGGGTGCGGGCCACGCCACGCAAGGTGCGGCGCTGACGCTCAAAGGGTGGTGCGAGTTGTTCGCACAGCGTTATGATCTGGCGGCGGCGACCAACTGGCAGGTGATGCAACTGGGCGTATACGACCTCTACAAGGAGGGGTACAACGCGCTCTTTACGGAGAAGGCCAACAACTGCGCGGAGTCGATCTTCGCCTACCAGCATGTGCCGGGTAACAAGATTTCGCAGCGCTCGATGCTGTTCGGCCCGATCGGTGCTTACAACGGCTGGGGCTTCATGCAGCCCACGCAGAACCTTGTCGAGGAGTTCCGCATGGCTTCGGGCCTTCCGACCGGCGAGGACGGCAGTTTCGATCCGCAGAATCCCTACGTCGGACGCGAGCCGCGCTTCTATGAGTCGATCATCTACCACAAGTCCACCTTCTCGGGCAAGGTTTACGAGATCAACGACCTCTACGACCCCGCGTCGAATCTCTATACGGGTTACTTCCGCCGCAAGGGTATCTCCGAGCCGCTGAACCTCGGGCAGGAGGGGTACAATTTCATGTTCTTCCGCTTTGCCGAGGTGCTGCTCAGCTATGCCGAGGCCAAGATCGAACTGAACGAGATCGACGACACGGTTCTGGACGCCATCGACCGGGTACGCCGGCGCGGCGGGCTGCCTTCGCTCGAGGAGACCTACGGAAAGACCACCTTCATGCAGGCGGAACTGCGTGACGTGGTGCGCACCGAACGCCGCATCGAGCTGGCTTTCGAGGGCAAGCGCTACTGGGACCTGATCCGCTGGCGCGAGGCCGAGCGGCTGCTCAACCTGCCGGTGCGCGGCATCAGCTACGAGAACGGACGGTATGTCGAAAAGAACGTGCATGCCATGAAGTTCGATGCGTCGAAAAACTACCTCTTCCCGATGGACCAGAGCTGGATCGACATCAACCCCCGTTGGCAGGAGCAGACCACCGGCGAATTCAACCGCGGGCAGAACCCCGGTTATTGACGGTGGGGACAACAACAGACAGATTACCAAACCTACAAGCCAAAACACTATGTTTCGAACGAAAAATAATCTCCTGAAAGCCCTTTGCGCCCTCGTATTCGCCTGCCCCCTGACGGCATGCGACAAGGACGATGCGCCGGACCCCGGCAAGGACCGTTTCAACGGGAGCGGATATGCCGTCAGCGTGAACGGCGAGCCGGTGAAGGCCTACACATGCCGGGTTTCGGCCGTTCCCTTCAACCAAGTGTGGGACGGGTATCAGCGTCCCGTGGACCAGACCGAGATCGCCTATATGGCCCTTTGGGACCAGCCCGAAAGCGGGCCTGCCGAGGTCGAAGTGACCGTCCGGCAGCCGATAACCTCCGTGCGGATCAATCCTTCGTGGGCCGGGGTGGAGCCCCGGGTCGAGGGGCAGAAAGTCTCGTTTTCGCTGACGGGCACCGAGCCGCGGAACCTCACGCTCGAGGTGAACGGCCCGCACAACGCCCTGCATCTCTTCGCCTGCGCCCCGGAAGCGGACGTCCCGGCCGAGGGGAGTGTCACCTACTATTACGGACCCGGCATACACCGTCCGGGACGCATCAAACTTCAGTCCGGCGCCCGGGTCTATCTGGCTCCCGACGCCGTGGTGTTCGGCAGCTTCTACGCCGTGAACGCCTCGGACATCCGCATCTGGGGCCGCGGAACGATCGACGGCAGCCAGCTCAAACGCGGCTCGGGGTCGGGACTCGGATTTTCGAACTGCAGCAACATAAAGATCGAGGGCATCGTGCTGCGCGATCCCGCGATGTGGTGCTGCGCCCTGTTCGGATGTACGGACGTCGAGATCGACAACGTGAAGATCGTCGGGCTGTGGCGTTACAACGCCGACGGCATCGACGTGGTGAACAGTTCGCGGGTCCGCGTGAAAGACTGCTTCGTGCGCTCGTTCGACGACGCGCTGGTCGTCAAGGGCCTGACGCAGAACAGCGGCGAGCCCGAGACGGTCTTCATCGGCGACCGGCCGGTCGAGGACGTGACGTTCGAGCGCTGCGTCGTCTGGTGCGATTGGGGCCGCGGGATGGTCATCGGCGCCGAGACCTTTGCGCCGTCGATCAGTAATGTCACTTTCCGCGATATCGACGTCATCCGCACGACGGACGTCTTTATGGACATCCTTCACGGCAACAAGGCCGCCGTGAAAGACATTACGTTCGAGAACATCCGCGCCGGGATCGACGACCATACGCCCGAACCCCTCTTCCAGACTGAAAAGGGACAGATCTATGCCGATCCCGACCGCGGGTATGTGCCGCGCCTGATGAGCATTTCGATCGCACCCAACGGTTGGCTGCCCGACGGGACTCTGGGGACGGTGGACCGTGTGACCTACAAGAACGTCACGGTTTACGGCGACAAGCGTCCGGAGTCGGATTTCACGGGCAATTCGGCGGTGCACCGCATCGACGGCGTGGTGATCGACAATCTGGTGATCGGCGGCGAGAAGGCCACCGACGCCGCGTCGGCATCGCTCGAGGTGGGCGAATACGTCCAGAACCTGCAATTCCGCTAAACCGACGGGCGTATGAAAACCATTCGTATCATACCGCTTTTCGCCGTGCTGCTCCTTGCGGCCTGCGGCGGGACGCAGACCGGGGCCTACCGCCTGAAGGTGGACGGTCGGGAGATCGGGGTGACGGACTGCCGCGTGTCGGCCGTGCCGATCAATCAGGTGTGGCCCGGCTACCAGCGCCCCGTGGATCAGACCGATACGGCTTA is a window encoding:
- a CDS encoding RagB/SusD family nutrient uptake outer membrane protein, with product MKTNIFLKGLLAAMLFLSASCGEDFLTVVPQDQLDSEAVFSDSSGGDLFLSDIYNNLPDQETLNADGFGYDSFEMFGDNAVARYDWCVSWNIGIARDYGPNNTGFLYAHGYPSIPFYYPRMMANIRKCNVFIKQVEDHKANFPADWIQKRVAEARFLRAYFYHQAWMAYGGLPIITVPLDRNTQGDAIFYPRATSEETFEFITRELGECAADLPNEVGAGHATQGAALTLKGWCELFAQRYDLAAATNWQVMQLGVYDLYKEGYNALFTEKANNCAESIFAYQHVPGNKISQRSMLFGPIGAYNGWGFMQPTQNLVEEFRMASGLPTGEDGSFDPQNPYVGREPRFYESIIYHKSTFSGKVYEINDLYDPASNLYTGYFRRKGISEPLNLGQEGYNFMFFRFAEVLLSYAEAKIELNEIDDTVLDAIDRVRRRGGLPSLEETYGKTTFMQAELRDVVRTERRIELAFEGKRYWDLIRWREAERLLNLPVRGISYENGRYVEKNVHAMKFDASKNYLFPMDQSWIDINPRWQEQTTGEFNRGQNPGY
- a CDS encoding glycosyl hydrolase family 28 protein codes for the protein MFRTKNNLLKALCALVFACPLTACDKDDAPDPGKDRFNGSGYAVSVNGEPVKAYTCRVSAVPFNQVWDGYQRPVDQTEIAYMALWDQPESGPAEVEVTVRQPITSVRINPSWAGVEPRVEGQKVSFSLTGTEPRNLTLEVNGPHNALHLFACAPEADVPAEGSVTYYYGPGIHRPGRIKLQSGARVYLAPDAVVFGSFYAVNASDIRIWGRGTIDGSQLKRGSGSGLGFSNCSNIKIEGIVLRDPAMWCCALFGCTDVEIDNVKIVGLWRYNADGIDVVNSSRVRVKDCFVRSFDDALVVKGLTQNSGEPETVFIGDRPVEDVTFERCVVWCDWGRGMVIGAETFAPSISNVTFRDIDVIRTTDVFMDILHGNKAAVKDITFENIRAGIDDHTPEPLFQTEKGQIYADPDRGYVPRLMSISIAPNGWLPDGTLGTVDRVTYKNVTVYGDKRPESDFTGNSAVHRIDGVVIDNLVIGGEKATDAASASLEVGEYVQNLQFR
- a CDS encoding TonB-dependent receptor; translated protein: MRKKSLLRKFVLVFASYAITLSLPTGVRAQSGGGDKVTFDLKNAPLTEIFRQIETQTDKRIAYDDSILPGVRIDLAVRNEPVAGVLDKALRNTDLTYQVKGKYVVIAKKGGQQAATLSVSGRVADSAGPLVGATVIVKGSGAGTVTNEKGEYTLGNLTQDAVLVFSFVGMQTREVTVGSRTRINVTMETDANQIEEVVVSYSSQKKTSLTASVGMIKNDKIYSKPVADVSSALVGQMAGLITAQSSGEVGVDKTEIYIRGISTFGNSSPLIIVDGVQRGDLSMLDANVIESVSVLKDAAAVAPYGMAGANGVILVTTKSGSKSRPTLTYNGYTGFQNPTVTPKLLNSYDYARMMNEAVRNADPKATLPYPNPEGYLKTIRRTADADYDRYPDSNAWDEIYNDNTVITSHNVGLSGGTDVVKYYMGLGYLYQEGMWSTSHMNKYNMLLNLEAKATRTTTIKLSFNGNLRRIKAPEATESHVMSYVLQYKPVDAFWYTNGLMGASNGKNPYGMTRTGKRQYEDTNIFTQLTVEQELPFLPGLKAKGVFSFDPTSVFQKTWHEPEMTYYTINTNVLPYVYNPVVSSEKPSLAESQSNSKAYTFQGMLTYANTFGGKHSVSALAVVEARQVDYRNLSASRTNFDLNIPELSMGNSNSSNWSNGGGSSKATQVGYVYRVSYEYDHKYLLETAGRYDGNYYFAKGKKFGFFPSVSAGWRVSEEPFIKNNLPWLNNLKLRASWGESGNLAGSAFQYSSAMNVYGGAYVFDGYLYQGVAESLEPNVNITWEKARKTNVGIDIGLWNNRLTLEADYFYERRNNMLVSPQTVVPIEYGIGIAQENAGVMENSGVEFTLGGNYSFASGLRLEGSFNFTYARNKILQIFENPLTRDNPLRARTGRPLNTPFGLKAERLYQESDFDEYGNLWLDLPQPTFSEVAPGDIKWADLNGDGVIDGADETALGYPRLPQIIYGFTLKALFRGLDFSALFQGAGQSTTFIDGGLAFPFAGGENPPRAAKDYWTPENTDATYPRLYGTGGGNSNNFRRGNNDWFRRSGNYLRLKNIELGYTFSRAMFPKLPLQSIRLYLSGQNLWTVSDLKDFYDPEMGQVGDDANTRGWYSPQRKIVSVGLNITF